A single Anopheles funestus chromosome 2RL, idAnoFuneDA-416_04, whole genome shotgun sequence DNA region contains:
- the LOC125765483 gene encoding ninjurin-1 isoform X2, protein MAMASILPATSGVGDSDRVLKSMDANRYATKKTIAQGMLDIALLTANASQLKYILQVGEKHEFYGLMLTLISISIILQIVQGIACILLANYNINKENSRDTANAVQNFSLGLNLATVVVNIMINSMEIKHMDDVGLGVGLESTTKGL, encoded by the exons ATGGCCATGGCTTCGATACTACCTGCAACTTCGGGCGTAGGCGATAGTGATCGTGTT CTCAAATCCATGGATGCCAATCGGTACGCGACGAAGAAAACCATCGCCCAGGGCATGCTGGACATTGCGCTGCTGACGGCTAACGCGTCCCAGCTGAAGTACATTCTGCAGGTGGGGGAAAAGCACGAGTTCTACGGTCTAATGCTGACGCTAATCAGCATCTCGATCATACTGCAG ATCGTCCAAGGTATCGCATGTATCCTGCTGGCTAACTACAACATCAATAAGGAGAATTCACGCGATACGGCCAACGCGGTGCAGAACTTTTCACTCGGTCTCAACTTAGCCACGGTTGTGGTAAACATCATGATCAACAGCATGGAGATAAAGCACATGGACGATGTTGGGTTGGGTGTAGGTCTCGAAAGCACCACAAAGGGATTGTGA
- the LOC125765483 gene encoding ninjurin-2 isoform X3, whose amino-acid sequence MAMASILPATSGVGDSDRVLKSMDANRYATKKTIAQGMLDIALLTANASQLKYILQVGEKHEFYGLMLTLISISIILQVSAALLAVILTLVNLHGGEVQRKVANILNHFSLGFVVVALFCDVIKMNFGLDPAIPYIHN is encoded by the exons ATGGCCATGGCTTCGATACTACCTGCAACTTCGGGCGTAGGCGATAGTGATCGTGTT CTCAAATCCATGGATGCCAATCGGTACGCGACGAAGAAAACCATCGCCCAGGGCATGCTGGACATTGCGCTGCTGACGGCTAACGCGTCCCAGCTGAAGTACATTCTGCAGGTGGGGGAAAAGCACGAGTTCTACGGTCTAATGCTGACGCTAATCAGCATCTCGATCATACTGCAG GTTTCGGCCGCACTACTAGCCGTCATTCTAACTCTAGTCAATCTGCATGGTGGTGAGGTACAGCGAAAGGTTGCAAACATACTAAACCACTTCTCGCTCGGGTTCGTCGTGGTCGCCCTGTTTTGCGATGTCATCAAGATGAACTTTGGGCTTGATCCGGCTATTCCGTACATTCACAACTGA
- the LOC125765483 gene encoding ninjurin-2 isoform X1: protein MAMASILPATSGVGDSDRVLKSMDANRYATKKTIAQGMLDIALLTANASQLKYILQVGEKHEFYGLMLTLISISIILQMFVGILFVVIGSLNINRKPDQTAAIVLNDVILVLIFVISLINVIISGFGIEYSSQPLRLLERVDATQPTASTQSTKPSVVSYFTK, encoded by the exons ATGGCCATGGCTTCGATACTACCTGCAACTTCGGGCGTAGGCGATAGTGATCGTGTT CTCAAATCCATGGATGCCAATCGGTACGCGACGAAGAAAACCATCGCCCAGGGCATGCTGGACATTGCGCTGCTGACGGCTAACGCGTCCCAGCTGAAGTACATTCTGCAGGTGGGGGAAAAGCACGAGTTCTACGGTCTAATGCTGACGCTAATCAGCATCTCGATCATACTGCAG ATGTTTGTCGGTATACTGTTCGTGGTGATCGGTAGTTTAAACATCAATCGCAAACCCGACCAAACGGCTGCCATCGTGCTAAACGATGTGATCCTGGTACTAATATTTGTCATCTCACTGATCAATGTCATCATATCCGGGTTCGGTATTGAGTATTCTTCGCAACCGCTTCGGCTACTTGAGCGTGTGGATGCGACACAGCCTACTGCATCAACGCAATCTACGAAACCCTCCGTAGTTTCTTATTTTACGAAGTAA